A part of Methanocalculus alkaliphilus genomic DNA contains:
- a CDS encoding thioredoxin family protein: MVVKILSFYQDGCMGCLEQEPINTEIEEALSVPIESINAKSNPEYISEYQLRVTPTTVIISDGAVVEKVEGVLHREEFEELVKKYLSTTHD; the protein is encoded by the coding sequence ATGGTTGTGAAGATTCTCTCCTTTTACCAGGATGGGTGTATGGGGTGTCTTGAACAGGAACCGATCAATACAGAGATTGAAGAGGCGTTATCAGTCCCCATCGAATCGATTAATGCAAAATCAAACCCTGAATATATTAGTGAGTACCAACTCAGGGTGACACCGACGACGGTCATCATTTCAGATGGGGCCGTCGTCGAAAAGGTTGAGGGTGTCCTTCATCGCGAAGAGTTCGAGGAACTTGTTAAAAAATATCTGTCAACCACCCATGACTAA